One region of Streptomyces davaonensis JCM 4913 genomic DNA includes:
- a CDS encoding mobile element transfer protein: MPAHDHFHSVMSIGPVQIGTHRDRHGQTKHAAVCTADRCGWSADYTSQSAAQLAARTHRCKIR, from the coding sequence ATGCCTGCCCACGACCACTTCCACTCCGTGATGAGCATCGGCCCGGTGCAGATCGGCACCCACCGCGACCGCCACGGCCAGACCAAACACGCCGCCGTATGCACCGCCGACCGCTGCGGCTGGTCCGCCGACTACACCAGCCAGTCCGCCGCCCAACTCGCCGCCCGCACCCACCGCTGCAAGATCCGCTAG
- a CDS encoding DUF2637 domain-containing protein translates to MTCLIRPDAVLVQAVIAGALSFAHLHDLAAAAGQDGWKAWAYPVSVDLLLVAAWRRLRSDGPSRLAWCWFLIALVASLGANVATAGFLDLEHPPAWLRFGVAGWPALAFLGGTLLAHSNSAGDRVPVPPAPAAPAPAPDPDVVPEPIPTAVPDAPALPAADLDPAVPVPTALVDHARKVAADHQARTGAPIDTETLRARLGVPAPMASAIAAQLT, encoded by the coding sequence ATGACTTGCTTGATCCGCCCCGATGCCGTGCTCGTACAGGCCGTGATCGCCGGGGCTCTGTCGTTCGCCCACCTGCATGACCTTGCTGCCGCGGCCGGACAGGACGGCTGGAAAGCATGGGCCTATCCGGTCAGCGTCGACCTGCTGTTGGTCGCTGCCTGGCGACGGCTCCGCTCGGATGGCCCGTCCCGGCTGGCCTGGTGCTGGTTCTTGATCGCCCTGGTCGCCTCGCTCGGTGCCAACGTCGCCACCGCCGGATTCCTCGACCTCGAACACCCCCCGGCGTGGCTGCGGTTCGGCGTCGCCGGATGGCCCGCGCTCGCCTTCCTCGGCGGCACCCTGCTCGCCCACTCGAACTCGGCCGGGGACCGGGTGCCGGTTCCGCCGGCGCCCGCAGCCCCGGCCCCCGCGCCCGATCCGGATGTTGTCCCGGAGCCCATCCCGACCGCTGTGCCTGATGCCCCGGCTCTTCCCGCCGCGGACCTTGACCCGGCCGTGCCGGTTCCGACCGCACTGGTCGACCACGCCCGCAAGGTCGCTGCCGACCATCAGGCCCGGACCGGTGCCCCGATCGACACCGAAACCCTGCGCGCCCGCCTCGGCGTCCCCGCCCCGATGGCGTCCGCCATCGCCGCCCAACTCACCTGA